A genomic stretch from Mesomycoplasma neurolyticum includes:
- a CDS encoding MSC_0619 family F1-like ATPase alpha subunit — translation MQLKKLIVTAIHDYIVEVTGNYNFRQRQNFTIANKPDIKMILINAEINKAFLLTNVSNFNSISIGDEVIEMKQNDDVITSKNFFGKIINIFNQEIFPKKQNITENYLNQKSKIFLQNSPLMRTKMLKEQLYTGIIAIDLLIPIGKGQRELIIGDRQTGKTHIAINTIINSAKNNVKCIYVAIGQKKEDLSRLYHILENHKVLENVIIVDAPSTSAYEQYLSVYVAMAHAENLAYYNDVLIVFDDLTKHANIIREIALLTNKSVGKEAMPSDVFFAHSSLLERAGLFENKHSITALPILKTVDGDITSLIASNVISITDGQIVTNSDLFNSNKLPAIDIEFSVSRTGGSVQNHTIKKVSGEIGKIYYSYKKNLKLANLDYELNKETSSLFFKGKMIEKLFNQKGFSLYSSRFVLLSLKLILWQTLKNIKEHEKAMKFINVLIDNNKIANDTFKKILEGKNYDEKITSDFFAYALKQYSDALNLNWELEYENSFVDFSSEELNKILKLTGDR, via the coding sequence ATGCAATTAAAAAAACTTATTGTTACAGCTATTCACGACTATATTGTGGAAGTTACAGGAAATTATAACTTTCGGCAAAGGCAGAATTTTACCATCGCTAATAAACCAGATATTAAAATGATATTAATAAATGCTGAAATAAATAAAGCATTCTTATTAACTAATGTGTCAAATTTTAATTCAATTTCAATCGGTGATGAAGTTATAGAAATGAAACAAAATGATGATGTTATAACTTCAAAAAATTTTTTTGGGAAAATTATCAATATTTTTAATCAAGAAATTTTTCCAAAAAAACAAAATATTACAGAAAACTATTTAAATCAAAAAAGTAAAATTTTTCTTCAAAATTCACCATTAATGCGAACAAAAATGTTAAAAGAACAATTATATACAGGTATCATTGCAATCGACTTATTAATTCCTATTGGTAAAGGACAAAGAGAGTTAATTATTGGTGATCGTCAAACAGGTAAAACTCATATTGCAATAAACACTATAATTAATTCAGCTAAAAATAATGTTAAATGTATTTATGTTGCTATTGGTCAAAAGAAAGAAGATTTATCAAGACTTTATCACATTTTAGAAAATCATAAAGTTTTAGAAAATGTGATAATTGTGGATGCGCCTTCAACTAGTGCATATGAACAATATCTTTCAGTTTATGTTGCAATGGCTCATGCTGAAAATCTAGCTTATTATAATGATGTCTTAATTGTTTTTGATGATTTAACTAAACATGCAAATATTATTCGTGAAATAGCACTTTTAACTAACAAATCAGTGGGTAAAGAGGCAATGCCAAGTGATGTTTTCTTTGCTCATTCATCTTTATTAGAAAGAGCTGGTTTATTTGAAAATAAACATTCAATAACAGCTTTACCAATTCTTAAAACAGTTGATGGAGATATAACAAGTTTAATTGCTTCAAACGTTATTTCAATTACAGATGGTCAAATTGTTACAAATAGTGATTTATTTAATTCTAATAAATTACCAGCTATTGATATTGAATTTTCTGTTTCAAGAACAGGAGGAAGCGTTCAAAATCATACTATTAAAAAAGTTTCTGGGGAAATTGGAAAAATTTATTACTCTTATAAAAAAAATCTAAAATTAGCAAATTTAGACTATGAATTAAACAAAGAAACATCATCACTTTTTTTTAAGGGAAAAATGATTGAAAAACTTTTTAATCAAAAAGGTTTTTCTCTTTATTCTAGCCGTTTTGTTTTATTAAGTTTAAAATTAATTTTATGACAAACATTAAAAAATATTAAAGAACATGAAAAAGCAATGAAATTTATTAATGTTTTAATTGATAATAATAAAATAGCTAATGATACTTTTAAAAAAATTCTTGAAGGTAAAAATTATGATGAAAAAATTACAAGTGATTTCTTTGCATATGCATTAAAACAATATAGTGATGCTCTTAACTTGAATTGAGAATTAGAATATGAAAATTCATTTGTTGATTTTAGTTCTGAAGAATTAAATAAAATATTAAAACTAACAGGAGATAGATAA
- a CDS encoding MSC_0618 family F1-like ATPase beta subunit: MSGKIIKLENDVIEIYFKENELPKLNSVLTLHDNKSFLIAERILNKNVVRAIIVSQIQDIQMSDIVIDTKRALIVPVGLDATNNIYNFSGKPLIANRNNNIKYVEMNSTINKERIVDEKPKIIETGIKVIDFFIPIVSGYKLGIFGGAGVGKTILMKEIIFNINKKYDQNKTYNVFIGSGERSREAIELFNELEKSNLMKTSSMYISRMNESAGSRMSIVPIGITAAEYLRDYEKKDVLLFIDNIYRFVQAKNEVSASLGKKPSVGGYQATLDSDIANVQERLFKNKNGSITSFQTVFLPMDDLSDPSVVSVFNYLDSKLVLSREQSAKNIFPAFDPLESFSNSVDVNIIGEKHFNAILEVKKIFKIYKDLEDVILILGFDELDDENKIIVKKALQLENFFSQNFFTTEEFTKEKGVYVSLSETIASVIKIINGEYINQNPEIFSYVGSTLKIPTDKDLNLK; the protein is encoded by the coding sequence ATGTCTGGAAAAATTATCAAATTAGAAAATGATGTTATTGAAATTTATTTTAAAGAAAATGAATTACCAAAATTAAATTCTGTATTAACATTACATGACAACAAAAGTTTTTTAATAGCTGAAAGAATACTAAATAAAAATGTTGTAAGAGCTATTATTGTTAGTCAAATTCAAGATATTCAAATGTCAGATATTGTTATTGATACAAAAAGAGCCTTAATTGTACCTGTTGGTTTAGATGCAACTAACAATATTTATAATTTTAGTGGCAAACCACTTATAGCAAACCGTAATAATAATATTAAATATGTGGAAATGAATTCAACAATTAACAAAGAAAGAATTGTTGATGAAAAACCAAAAATTATTGAAACAGGTATTAAAGTAATTGATTTTTTCATCCCTATTGTTTCTGGATATAAACTTGGTATTTTTGGTGGGGCTGGAGTTGGTAAAACTATTTTGATGAAAGAAATTATTTTTAATATTAATAAAAAATATGATCAAAATAAAACTTATAATGTTTTTATAGGTTCTGGTGAAAGAAGTAGAGAAGCTATCGAACTTTTTAATGAACTAGAAAAATCAAATTTGATGAAAACATCTTCAATGTACATTTCTAGAATGAATGAGTCAGCTGGTTCAAGAATGTCAATTGTTCCTATTGGAATAACAGCTGCTGAATATTTAAGAGATTATGAGAAAAAAGATGTTTTACTATTTATTGATAATATTTATCGTTTTGTTCAAGCTAAAAATGAAGTAAGTGCATCTTTAGGTAAAAAACCATCTGTAGGTGGTTACCAAGCAACTCTAGATAGCGATATCGCAAATGTTCAAGAGAGATTATTTAAAAACAAAAATGGTTCAATAACATCTTTTCAAACTGTGTTTTTACCTATGGATGATTTATCTGACCCTTCTGTAGTTTCTGTATTTAATTATCTTGATTCTAAATTGGTTTTATCACGTGAGCAAAGTGCTAAAAATATTTTTCCAGCATTTGATCCTCTTGAAAGTTTTTCGAATTCAGTGGATGTAAATATTATTGGTGAAAAACATTTTAATGCTATTTTAGAAGTTAAAAAGATTTTTAAAATCTACAAAGATTTAGAAGATGTTATTTTGATACTAGGTTTTGACGAGCTTGATGATGAAAATAAAATTATTGTTAAAAAAGCACTTCAATTAGAAAACTTTTTTAGTCAAAATTTCTTTACAACTGAAGAATTTACAAAAGAAAAAGGTGTTTATGTATCCCTAAGCGAAACTATTGCTTCTGTTATTAAAATTATTAATGGTGAATATATAAATCAAAATCCGGAAATTTTTAGCTATGTTGGTTCGACTTTGAAAATACCAACAGATAAAGATTTAAATTTAAAATAA
- the dcm_N gene encoding DNA (cytosine-5-)-methyltransferase N-terminal subunit translates to MSQNNLKTIKIFEAFSGIGSQYQALKNISKKLNIKPVSLGYIEWYIDAIVAYEIMHNKQREPEQKKTKEEMANILSQFSFSTDSKKAVLEKYFYRIKEEKLRQLFPYLKDFISFNNKTETQISLQDKGRERERERERAAILQH, encoded by the coding sequence ATGAGTCAAAATAATTTAAAAACAATTAAAATTTTTGAAGCTTTTTCCGGGATTGGTTCACAATACCAAGCTTTAAAAAACATTTCTAAAAAATTAAATATTAAACCAGTTTCACTTGGCTATATTGAGTGATATATTGATGCTATAGTTGCATATGAAATTATGCATAATAAACAACGTGAACCTGAGCAGAAAAAAACGAAAGAAGAAATGGCGAATATTTTATCACAATTTTCATTTAGTACAGATTCGAAAAAAGCTGTTTTAGAGAAATATTTTTATAGAATAAAAGAAGAAAAATTAAGACAATTATTTCCATATTTAAAAGATTTTATTTCTTTCAATAATAAAACAGAAACACAAATAAGTTTGCAAGATAAAGGAAGAGAGAGAGAGAGAGAGAGAGAGAGAGCAGCGATTTTGCAACATTAA
- the dcm gene encoding DNA (cytosine-5-)-methyltransferase has translation MFTYSFPCQDLSQQGKQKGLKFETRSGLLWEVKRILEHNLDNLPKILVMENVKSLLQKKFAPEFNEWINFLKTLGYNSDYKVLNSQNYGSSQNRERVIMISTLANQKFIWPKEVTRSKQLENILNPKYDNENEFQKWDFLLKQINENDFKTTINGITKLTLKNYTRFNSENYIYLPINKGPTLTASGANSRLKFYFQDKKRIRTMNAIEAYKYMGFNEKKAQKILDSELIDEKKMIFTAGNSIPVEMLEKVFEQIVIFLQNSSKINKVKNDVLK, from the coding sequence ATTTTTACTTATTCTTTTCCTTGTCAAGATTTATCACAACAAGGTAAACAAAAAGGTCTAAAATTTGAAACAAGAAGTGGTTTATTGTGAGAAGTTAAAAGAATTTTAGAACATAATTTAGATAATTTACCAAAAATTTTGGTAATGGAAAATGTAAAAAGCTTACTTCAAAAAAAATTTGCTCCTGAATTTAATGAATGAATTAATTTTTTAAAAACTTTAGGTTACAATTCAGACTATAAAGTTTTAAATTCTCAAAACTATGGCTCTTCTCAAAATCGAGAAAGAGTTATAATGATCTCAACACTTGCTAATCAAAAGTTTATTTGACCCAAAGAGGTTACGAGAAGCAAACAACTAGAAAATATTTTAAATCCAAAATATGATAACGAAAATGAATTTCAAAAATGGGATTTTTTATTAAAACAAATTAATGAAAATGATTTTAAAACAACCATAAATGGAATTACAAAATTAACATTAAAAAATTACACTCGTTTTAATTCAGAAAATTACATTTATTTACCTATAAATAAAGGCCCTACATTAACTGCATCTGGTGCAAATTCAAGATTAAAATTTTATTTTCAAGATAAAAAAAGAATCAGAACTATGAATGCAATAGAAGCTTATAAATATATGGGTTTTAATGAAAAAAAAGCACAAAAAATTCTTGATTCTGAATTAATTGATGAAAAGAAAATGATTTTTACCGCAGGAAATTCAATACCAGTTGAGATGCTAGAAAAAGTTTTTGAACAAATTGTAATTTTTCTACAAAATTCATCAAAAATAAATAAGGTAAAAAATGATGTTTTGAAATAG
- a CDS encoding MAG4270 family putative restriction endonuclease has translation MMFWNSEYFYDEIEFQRNNFEETNAAKYKGKLKFIFDKNGIILDLKWEFQTVFFDLSTTPSWFKSETHLFKLRKELLEFIGIGSEKLFPRKGQKFHKLYEFSQSEISKFNLWLNTKYKSTINNVGGLIKGNNPGGCDYKPESCEMVDKNNNRFSTFLNASYINEKRNLLIDFSTAEKQQEFFNYIYNDFNFKKNYFDIIPEREKEIFEIIQKPISDVLKKKLWNELMSKLKKIKKWNTFLYKNIAELRRSFSNEIKKNYENLKIFNLEYSEIEKSHIVPVMFYKEKMYKILHKTDGDIENEEYKKNANAIKSIDNFLNLSPDAHRFFDKNYFTFDTEGKIIFLENNDVGFLSWRKKGKDKEFNEIQQKFLINNERKNYIKKRNEEFLKIKI, from the coding sequence ATGATGTTTTGAAATAGTGAATATTTTTATGATGAAATAGAGTTTCAACGTAATAATTTTGAAGAAACAAATGCGGCAAAATATAAAGGAAAACTAAAATTTATTTTTGATAAAAACGGTATTATTTTAGATTTAAAATGAGAATTTCAAACAGTTTTTTTTGATTTGTCTACCACTCCAAGTTGATTTAAATCAGAAACACATCTATTCAAATTAAGAAAAGAATTATTAGAATTTATTGGAATTGGGAGTGAAAAATTATTTCCTAGAAAGGGACAAAAATTTCATAAACTTTATGAATTTTCACAGTCAGAAATTAGTAAATTTAATTTATGACTAAACACTAAATATAAAAGTACAATCAATAATGTAGGTGGATTAATTAAAGGTAATAATCCTGGAGGATGCGATTATAAACCCGAAAGTTGTGAGATGGTTGATAAAAATAACAATCGTTTTTCTACTTTTTTAAATGCTTCTTATATAAATGAAAAAAGAAATTTATTAATTGATTTTTCTACTGCAGAAAAGCAGCAAGAATTTTTTAATTATATTTATAATGATTTTAATTTTAAAAAAAATTATTTTGATATTATTCCTGAAAGAGAGAAAGAAATTTTTGAAATAATTCAAAAACCTATTTCAGATGTTCTTAAAAAAAAGTTATGAAATGAACTTATGTCTAAATTAAAGAAAATTAAAAAATGAAATACTTTTCTTTATAAAAATATTGCAGAATTAAGAAGAAGTTTTTCAAATGAAATTAAAAAAAATTATGAAAATTTAAAAATTTTTAATTTAGAGTATAGTGAAATTGAAAAATCTCACATTGTACCAGTTATGTTTTACAAAGAAAAAATGTATAAAATTTTGCACAAAACTGATGGTGATATAGAAAATGAAGAATATAAAAAAAATGCAAACGCCATTAAAAGCATTGATAATTTTTTAAATTTATCGCCTGATGCTCATAGGTTTTTTGATAAAAATTATTTTACTTTTGACACTGAGGGCAAAATTATTTTTTTAGAAAATAATGATGTAGGTTTTTTAAGTTGAAGAAAAAAAGGTAAAGATAAAGAATTTAACGAAATTCAGCAAAAATTTTTAATAAATAATGAAAGAAAAAATTATATTAAAAAAAGAAATGAAGAATTTTTAAAAATTAAAATTTAA